AttcataaacaattatttttaaagggaaaaaattcattggacattttttttttctttttaaattgatttctagTGTTTGATTAATAATTCAGCATTTATTTACTGCTCTGAATAATGAAGGTTATTTTTCCCCCactaattttaagtaaattttctgtttaaaaaagtttaaaaggaCTAACAGTCAATGTAGATAtattcattgtattaaaaaattggaattttttcatttaatataaagatatttaaatttggaaagattatttacaaatttaaaaacacttcaattttgaaacatgttttaaatctttcatatagcaaaacttttttttcacacatattaaatttattttctacgtgattttttctctttttttttcatttagtgtttgttttattgttttctaaacATAGCATTATCAATGCTTATTATTCCTAGtttaatcagaaataataaagggatctttattcttttctgtatatttatttccATCAGCTGTTCTCacgaattcttttcaaaaattaaaaaggtaCAATATGGAGCCTTGTAAATTAAACACAGTTAGaacattcacaatttttttccacTCTCAACTTTTTCTGATTAGTTATATATAAACAcctctttttcattaaaattttctataaaaaattcttaaaaaaaattttttttttttttcctctctttctttttatgattttgaagtTGAAAATTAAGAGTCgagtaaaagaatttaaattaaaagcagttattaagaaaatttaatgttttcagtcAAGATTACTGCTTACAAAAAGAGGGAGGAGGACTTGAGCAATTTTGAGATTCCAGTTGTGATCAAGACATATATTTTGAGAATTCTTATGTTAATACTGGAAATTTAAAGCTAGAGCTTTCCAGAAGatacaattttctaaaacttgttgcatagtaaatttaaagtgtttattattattagttttactattttacatatgtattattaataataaaagaaaaatattctttttatatttaagatataattttttttttcaatttataagttttcattattattattaatgaataattcatcTTTAGTTATCTGCTagtttaagaatttcaaattcacATTATTTGAGGCAATGTAAATTATTGCTCATGACattgcttttgttattttttttataactttcccccctatttttattactgaaaaacttAAGGCTTTCAACTTctcatgtatatataatatataataaaaatttatcttttattacagttaatttaatttaggatgcaaaatgtgttttttaatttactatcatgaaacatttctataaaaagcaggtttcagtttttttaaaaaatgaattttaacactcTTGAGATcagttaatttttatgtaataattctacaatatttataaaatctaaaatactttttgcataaatttattatttaatcaattatatttgttttactcCTTGTTGTTTatgattgaaatcatttttatgaggTTCAGCTTTTAACTATTTCAAACTTGTGTTaagtttaagattattttttaaaaaattatttattatcaaagaataaaaaatgattgtCGTAACTTTCTACTCCTtagctttttacttttatttactttgcattttaataatattctgttGTTATGACTACTTTTAAACAAACTGTAGCtttgaagtataattttaatcaagaatttcaaACATAATAGTTTTTAGGGTTACATACAAGTCATCCTTAATTGGAAAGCTATGCAGATTATCACTAGCTCAgtttaatagtttataatatgagcttaatatatttaaaagaaactttttaagcttttacttttagctttatttttaaatttaaaagaatgaatttagcttattaaaaaaaaatccaatgcagcatatttttgttatacaatttgtaatacaaaaacaGCTTCACtgcattttttcttattctgtatctgaataaattataaaaaaatatcattcatctaTACAATCTACTTGCTTTCTGCATATTATCAACTTGAAGTAAGATGTTTCTTTCTgatgtagaaataatttatttttccttttctgtttaCTAAATTTATTGTTACTTGAACTGAGATATTTCTTTGTGAtgtagaaaaaatttatcttatgccttttctgttcattaatttattattatgtacatTATGATTATACTATCAAGATCAAAATGTGCTTAGAcaaatttattattgcttaaaGTAGTATCTTGCAACTATTTCAGGAATATAAAGAAGTTGTCCCTGATATATCTGTGGTATCTGATATTGCTGACAATggatcaaaacaaaattttcaaaggGATGATCCCAGACCTCATACTAggtcaaaatattttcaacttcaatCAGAATTAAAAAGTGATATGCTTGCAAAAAGCAATCTCTTACTATCTACACCAGACAATCTATTACACAGAAATATAAATCATACATCTTATGAACAACAATTAGAAATTGATTCCGGTGTTGCTAAGAGAATTAAAGATATTACCAAAAGAACTAATACAATCTTGGATCATAATACTATATTGCCAGTTAAGATATATTTCAATCCTGCTTGTCCATCTTGCATAACAAATTGTACTGGATTGACCAATAAAGGGCATAATGGTATACAACATGTGTTACCAAAAAATAGTTCATCAGTTCTGTTAGCTGTAGATAGTGAACAATCTGATAAAGATTTGGGATGTAAATCTGAAGATggagatattatttcaaataaaacatgtTGCAAACACATAGAATCAAACGTTACTGCCAATTCCAGTCATAATTGTATTATCTATAACCATACTCAGCTTCCATGTGCATCAAATTCAAAAGAGCCAGAAATGCTTCAAGTTATGGATATTCCAGATTGTTGTTGTTCTAAAGTTCagaattctaaattgaaaaaaagtctCCCCAAATGTGAAAGGCACACTTCTTCAGATTCTGGATTAGGGGAGTCCAAAAAATCTGAAGAAACTTCTGAGAAAGAAATGGtagataaaaatgcaataaaaaacagGAACATTTTGTGTCCAACTTGTTGGAAGAAAACGACTTGTACatgtaatttttcatcaaaaaaatataatgcaaattcattaaaacaaagtGATGAATCCGTGCAGATAACTGAAAAGTTTTTTGGTAGTACAAATCTTCATGCATCTTCTGATGAATTATCAAGCATTTGGGAATATCTCAAGCAGCAAGATGAGAAAATTGATttgattcataaaaaagtttcgaattttttatcCCAGCATGAATCATGCTGTTTGGCACAcccagaagaagaaaatatgCCTAAAGCAACAGAAAGTGACATACCTTACATTCTCAATATTTTAGAGGTACATAGTGATAAAATCAGAGAGCTGCAAGatcaaataaatacattaaaatcaaaTGAGCAAAAATCTTTTGCTAATAATAACAAAGTTGATGAATCTATATTAAATCAAGCACAAACTATAAACTGTGCTGATGTAGAAACCTGTAATGAAGACATTCATGTGCCATGTTCTCATAATGTAATATGTCATGAACAAAGACAGAAAGTAACACAAACATCAACCAGTACTATGACCAGTTTCgctattgaaaataatgataaacttGTTTATCATAAACAACTGACTGTAGTTGCTGATGTTAAAAGGGAGAAAAAAGATTCTTCATCTTTACAAAAAGAACATGATTCTCCTACAACTGTGAATGCAAATTCCCATAAAAGAAAATCCCATAAACTCAAGTGTTCTCCACGGTTGAAAGGCAAAACAAATGCATCATCAAACAGTTCATCAGATGCACCAGATTATAATGATAATCAAGTGCTAAAAACTTCTTATAAAAggtgaattctttattttaaaacatttgcatttaaattttgtttttgaaattttctctttattaagttggataaaaaaaaattttgattgtaaattttaatttccagtgAAAGGAAATCTAAGCGTGCTTCAACAGGAAATAAAGTACCAGATGAGGTAAGTTattcttcatttgaatttcaaagtataCATAAAGgatatttcattgattaattgtcaaataatttatgatgaaattagATTTCAACAGAATGAAACTGAAACTGGTTTCAACATCTGCACCATTTGAAAAACAGATTTTCAGTTAGTGTGATTTATGAGTGAAATTTGCATgaacttgaaaaaatttataacactgatatttccattttttcacatctacaatatttatttaaaaaaagaatttaaatcattgattattaaatgttcactttttaataaattaataaaacacaacaatatttttttcttaagttgaATTGTAAAGTAACAGAATTTTCTTGgttgaatgtttatttatattatatcttatgtattatatacagtggtggccaaaattgtagacatttttgaaaatcgttatgttttctaacttcgtatgcttatagaaaatgttacatttcaaaaaatgtaaacttttacatatcattttaaagagaattaaatactGATCTCAATACAAagagcaaaattcaaatatttggaatgcaaaaaaaaagttatttttataaaaagttagtaaaaaaataataaaaagttatttttactgtaatctgaataacaaacaaaatgatgaagtggattgtaatttttaacttttctggcaaatcactgttcttgttctgggaaccaatcaaatgttattaattgCTAGCAGAAGCtaacatcatgtttaaagttggaacaagtcattattgtgctttttctgTAGAAGTATGattgtttttatgtaattaaattgcaagttagaagttttgttaaaattttttaatatatagttggaatttttgtaaatatttctaatatttagtcaagaatgAATGACATCAAATCAAAGAATATATTGAGCTCCTAGAAAGAGAACCAAGATTATTGTAAtacatgaatgtggtctttcctatgctgaaattaCAAGATAGATGGGTGGTTCAGTGACTATATTTGGAGTCCAAAAGTTTTGTTTACAATACCAggaaacaaattcaataaaaaataaaacaggaaatggctgaaaaagatgaaccacatctgttgatgacaggaaaataaaaagactattcttctccaagatagaagaatgtcatctGCGGCCATCAGTAGTCAATTGAATGATGttggcatttatgtcagttcaagaaaaATCAGGGGAAAATTAATAGATGTTGGACTAAAATGTAGAATTGAACGAAAAAATCCTTATATCAATTTAAGCAGCGTATAACAAGATTGCAGTGGACAAAGGAATgcattaattggacagatgatcagtgATCACAAGTTATTTGGAGTGATGATACAAACATATTGTTATTCTGTAGTGATGGTAAAAATAGATAAGACACAGAATAGGCGAAGAACTACACCCTGACTGCATTCAACTATGAAGAATTCAGTTaatgttatgatttggtcatgctTATCACCAGATGATATTGATCTCCTTCATGTAATTGATGgaacattaaatgcaagaaaatacattgacactattctagagccaaaattTACACCTCCCATCAGTAATCTATTTCCCaacaatgcatcatttatttttcagcaggattcaacTCCTTACTACACAGCTGACCAGGAAATAGTCTtgacttcaaaattattgagaacttatgacactatttgaaaactcttgtacatatgaagcatTCGTCAAATAAAAGATGATTAATTCAGGTTATAGTTGTTTCCTGGCATCCTGTAATAACaaaggaagagcttaaaactctagtcagctcaatgaaacatcaaattgaagctgtaataaaaaatataggctAACCTactaactcactgcagtcatcagcatctaatgtatgtCGATAATTATTACCactcaactttttttgtattgcaaatatttgaattttactttttgtattgaaatcagcattaaattctctttaaaatgatatgtaagaatttgcattttgtgaaacgttacattttctataagcatacaaagttagaaaatatacaaatttctgagtgtccacaattttggtcACCACTGTGCATATATATAAGGATATAGAATCACATTACGTGTTAAATTAGAATGAcagatttaagattaattaaaaagaaaattatataaatcaatctatttaatatttatattaagacatttaaaatttacaccattttttttagacatctgcttttgtttttaatcaaactgacacatacatatttttaaatataataactaaaacaaAACTTCTGTGTGCCTATGAACAAGATCATCCCAGCAGACTTGAATAGCACATCAGATTTCCAATTTTACGACTTTACTGGGTATAATTCGTTTATAAATAGCAGTGagcaatgtattttaataaatgatttactaATTTGATTATTTGggaattagtatttaaattccgagtttatatattatttctttctgataaagttattttaaatttcaattattgatGTCATAACtgtgaaatatgaaattatttatcaagtttttttaCAGAGGCATGTTAATGATTCGACAATGAAAGATAATAATGTGAAAGAACGAAAGAATTCCCCCGCACTGAAAACCGATGCTCTTAAATCACATTCACGATCTTCTAAACAAAAGCAGAAAAACAATACATCTGCAAAAGTAGTAGACATGGCCATACTAAGGGATTCTGGGTAAgtactttttgtgtgtgtgaattaattttttaaaaattaaaatatatatatatttataaatttataattttattttaatgtgaaggCATTATATACATATGTACTAAACAAAGATTACTTGATCCTTCAAACTTTGGGTCAGAACTGTATAAAATCTCAAAACAACACTGTAGAAAAGTTGAatggaaatttctaaatttcagttaatacaacgaaacaagataaaagttttaaagtgaatTATACCCAGATTGCTTTGTCATGCAGTTCCAAAAATTGTATATgtataagatttaatttcaaattttcaagtttGAGTTTAGAGATGATTTATTCAAGTTCTGGTCCaactaagaatatttttcagttatgtgCATATGCAAATAatgatgttttataataatgtttattagtAACTCAATACATGTAAAAATAGTTCGCTGAAATCTGTTGCTTTTTTTGTATGAAGCAGAATATAA
The window above is part of the Argiope bruennichi chromosome 7, qqArgBrue1.1, whole genome shotgun sequence genome. Proteins encoded here:
- the LOC129976217 gene encoding uncharacterized protein LOC129976217, coding for MAAQNTSPSSRNSDSSEIHDIPIVPPRPIARKEYKEVVPDISVVSDIADNGSKQNFQRDDPRPHTRSKYFQLQSELKSDMLAKSNLLLSTPDNLLHRNINHTSYEQQLEIDSGVAKRIKDITKRTNTILDHNTILPVKIYFNPACPSCITNCTGLTNKGHNGIQHVLPKNSSSVLLAVDSEQSDKDLGCKSEDGDIISNKTCCKHIESNVTANSSHNCIIYNHTQLPCASNSKEPEMLQVMDIPDCCCSKVQNSKLKKSLPKCERHTSSDSGLGESKKSEETSEKEMVDKNAIKNRNILCPTCWKKTTCTCNFSSKKYNANSLKQSDESVQITEKFFGSTNLHASSDELSSIWEYLKQQDEKIDLIHKKVSNFLSQHESCCLAHPEEENMPKATESDIPYILNILEVHSDKIRELQDQINTLKSNEQKSFANNNKVDESILNQAQTINCADVETCNEDIHVPCSHNVICHEQRQKVTQTSTSTMTSFAIENNDKLVYHKQLTVVADVKREKKDSSSLQKEHDSPTTVNANSHKRKSHKLKCSPRLKGKTNASSNSSSDAPDYNDNQVLKTSYKSERKSKRASTGNKVPDERHVNDSTMKDNNVKERKNSPALKTDALKSHSRSSKQKQKNNTSAKVVDMAILRDSGSKKMTRQISTSSSSTNSDYDSPKQRQIEFDSEQDESTTKSKYGLSSKYLSIATKTYLDKFQLYLDKNNRTESS